TTCGGCCGAATATAAAGGACCGCTTCCGCAACATCTACACACACAAGTTCAAGAGCTTTGTGGACGAGTTCGGTCTCCCTGCCTGCGTCGGCTGCGGCCGCTGCATCGTCTACTGTCCGGCAGGCATCAATATGCGCGCCAACCTCGAGAAGCTGGAGGTGGGATGAATGAATATCTACCAGCCCCAGAAGAGGACGATAATGAAGGTCACCGAGCTCAATTACGACACCAAGGTGTTCCGCATCAAGGTCAGCCGTGGCTTCACCCACCAACCCGGCCAGTTTGTGGAGCTCTCTGTGCCCGGCATCGGCGAGGCGCCGATATCAATCTGCTCAAGTCCCGAGGAGAAGGGCTACATTGACCTATGCATACGCAGGGTGGGCTCCGTGACAAACGCGGTCCACAAGATGACGGCCGGCGACGCGATTTACATCAGGGGTCCCTATGGAGTGGGTTTCCCGCTGGATTCCATCAAGGGAAAGGACATCGTCTATTTGCTCGGCGGTCTGGGCCTGCCCCCCGTGCGTGGTCACATAAACTATGTCCTAGCCCATAAAGAGGACTTCGGGAGGGTGACCATCCTCTACGGCGCGAGAACTCCTGCCGATCTTCTTTTCAAACACGAGTTCGACGATTGGAAAAAAAGGGCAAACTTCCTTGTCACGGTGGACGCAGCCAAGAATC
This region of Thermoplasmata archaeon genomic DNA includes:
- a CDS encoding FAD/NAD(P)-binding protein, which translates into the protein MNIYQPQKRTIMKVTELNYDTKVFRIKVSRGFTHQPGQFVELSVPGIGEAPISICSSPEEKGYIDLCIRRVGSVTNAVHKMTAGDAIYIRGPYGVGFPLDSIKGKDIVYLLGGLGLPPVRGHINYVLAHKEDFGRVTILYGARTPADLLFKHEFDDWKKRANFLVTVDAAKNPDGTPCHWDGCVGFGVALIDKLTYPIKDAVGIIVGPPVMYKFAIKRFKEAGMEDRQIYVSLERLMKCGVGKCQHCQINHKYCCLDGPVFNYAEVKELPEAI